From Camelus dromedarius isolate mCamDro1 chromosome 12, mCamDro1.pat, whole genome shotgun sequence, the proteins below share one genomic window:
- the LOC105098041 gene encoding olfactory receptor 51A7-like: MSIFNTSEVEISTFFLTGIPGMEHAHIWVSIPMCLMYLIAILGNCTILFFIETETSLHEPMYYFLSMLAFSDLGLSISSLPTMLRIFLFNVTRISPGACFAQEFFIHGFSAMESSVLLIMSIDRFIAIYNPLRYTSILTSARVMKVGLAFAVKSILLVFPFPFILKRLKFCKKSLLCHSYCLHQDVMKLACSDNRVNIIYGLLVALMAMLDLVCISVSYVLILKIVLSIASHKGCLKVLNTCISHICAVLIFYVPIVTLAIIHHFAKSVSPLIRVVIADTFLLVPPLMNPVVYSVKSQQIRSLILTKLCGKPG; encoded by the coding sequence ATGTCCATCTTTAACACCTCTGAAGTGGAAATCTCTACCTTCTTCCTGACTGGGATCCCAGGCATGGAGCATGCTCACATTTGGGTCTCTATCCCAATGTGCCTCATGTACCTCATTGCCATCTTGGGGAACTGCACCATCCTctttttcatagaaacagagacctCTCTGCATGAGCCTATGTACTATTTCCTCTCCATGCTGGCCTTTTCTGATCTGGGACTGTCCATCTCCTCCCTTCCAACCATGCTGAGAATCTTCTTGTTCAACGTCACTAGAATTTCCCCTGGTGCTTGCTTTGCTCAGGAGTTTTTCATTCATGGATTCTCAGCTATGGAGTCATCAGTTCTTCTCATCATGTCCATCGATCGCTTTATAGCTATCTACAACCCTCTGCGATACACCTCCATTCTGACCAGTGCCAGAGTCATGAAAGTTGGCCTTGCATTTGCTGTGAAAAGTATCCTATTggtctttcctttcccctttattCTAAAGAGGCTAAAATTCTGTAAGAAAAGCCTTCTATGCCACTCCTACTGCCTCCATCAGGATGTCATGAAGCTGGCCTGCTCTGATAACAGGGTCAATATCATCTATGGATTACTTGTGGCTCTAATGGCTATGTTAGACTTGGTGTGTATTTCTGTGTCTTATGTCCTGATCCTGAAAATTGTTCTGAGCATTGCCTCACACAAGGGCTGTCTCAAAGTCCTCAACACTTGCATCTCCCACATCTGTGCTGTGCTCATCTTCTATGTGCCTATTGTCACCTTGGCTATTATTCACCACTTTGCCAAAAGTGTTTCCCCACTTATTAGGGTCGTCATAGCTGATACTTTCCTTCTGGTTCCCCCTCTAATGAATCCCGTTGTGTACTCGGTGAAGAGTCAGCAGATTAGAAGTCTGATCCTTACAAAATTATGTGGGAAACCAGGTTGA